The sequence TGAGAAATACTCCCACTCGAAATGATTCATTTTCTTCTCAAGCTTGGGCATGAGCGAGGGTTTGCTAACATTCAACGCTCTATCGAGGTTTAGGTCCCGTCCCCTATTCCAGTCAAAGAGCCTGTAAGTAATATCGCTGTTCTGCTGAATCTCTATGAGCTTCGAACCGGGTCCTATTGCATGTACAATGCCGGCAGGCAGTGACAAGAGATCTCCTCGTCTCAGGCGAATGTAGTTCAGGTCTTCTTCTCTGACGTCAGGGAATGACTTTTCTCTTTCCTTCAGTCCTGCAAGAACCTGACCTTCGCCCAGGAAGTACCAGCACTCGCTTTTCCCCCAAGGCTCTCCTTCATAGATTTTAGCAAGTTCATCGTCAGGGTGGACCTGCACTGATAGCCATTCATTTGCAGAGATATACTTCACCATCAGTGGAAATCTCGGCAAAGCGTGTCCCACTAATTCCTCCACAATACTCTCTGGGTAAACTGTTGTTGAGTCCGCAGTCAAGCGCGTCTTCATGTCTTCAATATCAGACAGAAGCCAGACCTCACCAATGGGTTCCTTAGATGCAATCCCGTAAAGTCTGTTCAAGTTCCGGTTGCCCCACGGCCTTGGCGAAAAAACCGGCTGACTGATGAGAATCATCTCTCCACCCCTTCCAGGAAGCGCTGTATTTCCTCTTGCGCTCTAATTACCTTCACTCTGTTCTTTTCTCTTTTGTTCCTTATCCTAATTTCGGGAAGCAAACCGAAATTTGCATACACAGGTTTCAGAGGACTTCTGCCCGAGACTGTGACATGCTGGATTAGTCCGCCTATCATAGTCTCAGTTGGGGGAATAAGGGTCCGGCAACCATGAACGAAACGATTCACATTCATCGCAACAATCCTACCGGAGACTATTGCCTCAACGTATCCCTCGAGGCCACTGATCTGTCCTGCGAAGAACAGCCCCTTCTTGATTTTGGATTGTAAATCTTGCTTTAGAAGCCTCGGCGAGTCAAGAAATGTGTTTCTGTGCATTACACCGTACCTAACAATTTCAACGGCTCTCAGGGCGGGTATAAGCGAGAGTATTCTCTTCTGTTCATTCCACCTGAGTCTTGTTTGAAAACCCACAATGCCCAACAAGGAACCAGAAACGTTTTCCTTCCTGAGTTGCACTACTGCATACGGTTCTTTACCTGTAACGGGCTCGATCAATCCGACAGGCTTCATAGGGCCGTATCTAAGCGCATCGATCCCGCTTCGAGCAATCTCTTCAAAAGGTTGACATCTTTCAAAGAGAAAACGATCCGAAAAATTCTCAACCTCTGCCACTTCCGCCATCACCAGTTCTTTCCAAAACACCTCGTAATCCTCCCTGGAAAGCGGACAATTCACATAATCACCTTCTAATGCGTATCGATCCGCGACAAACGCCTGCGAAAAATCAACTGAGTCCGCCGCAACTATTGGAGCAACTGCATCAAAAAAGAAGAGCGAATCTCCAAACAACTCAGTAAGAAACTCTCCGAGACAACCAGAAGTTAGAGGGCCGGTACAGACGACATTGACCGAGTCATCCAGGGAAAGTGAACAGATCTCCTGTCTTTCAATTCTGATCAAAGGATGGTTTTCCATTCTATTGGAGACTTCTTCAGAAAATGTCTCCCGGTTCACTGCGAGCGCCTTCCCTGCAGGGACTCTGTGATGATGAGCAATCTGGAGAAGTCGGGATCCCAACTTATATCCTTCTTCTTTAAGCAGACCCGATGCGTTTTCCAGTGATTCAGATTTTAACGAGTTACTGCAGACTAATTCAGCAAAGTTTCCCGTGTGATGAACCTCCGTATTCTTGGCAGGCCTCATCTCGTAAAGAACCACTTCATTCCCAAAATCGGCAAGGCTTAGCGCGGCTTCAGAACCGGCGAGTCCTCCCCCGATAACATTAATTCTCACTTAAGATCTCTTCCCAGTTTATGCGTTCTGTAATATCTGAAGAGTGCTTCTTGATAGTATCCTCCATACGGAGAAAATGAATCCATTCCAAACTGCATCAACTTCTTTGTGGAACCACAAAAGGCAAACAAATCCTTCATAACCCTGCTAATCCAAATATCAACTGGAAATGCACCAAGTTCGCCATAAGAAAAGAGAATTACGCAGCTTCCCACTTTGTAACCGATACCATCGTGTTTTGTCAGTTCTTCAAGCTTCTCTTCAACTGTCAAAGTTGAAAGCTCCGAAAAGTATGATTCTGTCTCTACTTTTGAGAAGAGCTTCAGGAGCCACGGAACTCTGAAGCCAATCTTCAGGCCGATTAAAGCTTCCTCCGAAATTCTCTTCAACTGACTCAAAGAAGGAAAGGCATAGAAGCTTTCTCCACAGAAATCAATCCTGTTCTCAGGGAAGAGTTCAGATAATCTGTCGCTCATCCAGCGAATCATTGGTATGCTGTTACGAGTTGAAAGGATGTATTCAACAACCATTTCAAATGAATCCTGTCTGAGAATACGTAGGCCAGAAGCTTCTGCCAGAGCCTTTTCAGAGACAGTTCTGACTTTCAGGTCGAAGGCTCGAAGTCTCCTTTCCAGAGTTGAATGAATCACATGCAGATCATCTTCAAGACCAAGATAGTACTCAATCCCCTGGTGGACGTCTCTTCCCAACAGAGATTCCGAAGAGGATCTCACTGTGATACCCTCTGAATCTTCTTTCAAGAAAATAACGGTATCACGAACGACACCCTTCCACCACTCTCCGTCCTTTAGCCAGCGAAAAGTCTGACCACAATCCAGCGTTGAATCAAGATCGATCTGTCGTCCTGTATTACGCAAGAAAAATTCAATCATAGATCGCCCTCATAGAGCTTTATTACTGTTCTTAAAAGCCTGTATGCATTGTCCTCAAGGAACTCTCCAAGCACCATCAAGTAGCACTTCTCTCTACTATCTTCCAGATAAAGAGCGGTAATCTGGATTCCATCAACCACCGTTGAACTTCTTGAACCTGTGGCTTTCGAAAGAGCAAGAACAAGCTTAGGAACTTCGAAATCGATTTTTCCATCGTAAGGAACTCCATTCTCGTCCACAAGGCGAAAGATCATGCCGCACTCTTCTCCCAGTGTTCTGATCCTTTTAGCTAAAGCTTCCATTACTCCTTCTCCCTGATTATTCGGCAATTGTAGCTACCAGTCTTCAGCCATCTTCTGTCCCCAAGTTCCGCGTCTCGGATATCATCGAAAAGCGCGGAGGGTTTGACTATCGCAACTAACTTTTTCAAATCCGAAATCTCCTCGAGATGAATCCTGCTCCTAGGAATCACGCTACCTCTGAAATCCCATAGATCGACGAATTTCTTGAAATCTTTCTCAAGCCTTTCGCGATCCTTTGAATCGGTGATCTCTCTCTTCCTTATTGCTTCATTTCTGCTGGGCAGACAACCGCAGTAATTCTGCCTGTAGACACCTTTTAGAAGATCTCTTAACTCATCTCTATCTGCTCTAAAATTGCCGGAAACAAACTCAATATCAAACTCTGCGGCCAGCTTCTCTCCTATCAGAGTCACTTGGGCGATTGACTTCATGGGACTTGCCAGAAGCGTTGTGGTGAAACTTGAAGCACCAATCGATTTTGCTAAAATAGCGGTCTTTCTAAGCCTGAGTTCTATACATTTTACGCATCTCATCCCGCCTTCCCGCTCGGCACCAAATGAATCTAGAACATCCGAGAAGTCTTCAGGAAAGTAATATTGTTCCGGGAGATCAAGAGACATTTCTGCACATACCTTTCTCAAAGCATCGTATCTCCTGAGGAATTCTTCAACTGGAAAGATATTAGGATTATAGAAGAATAGCTCGGATTTTCTGAGTTCGGCTCTCTTAACAACAGCGCTCACAAGATCAGGCGCGCAGCAGACATGAAGTAGGTTCAAAATTCGATCAGCTCCTCAAGCCTTACAACAGTCTTTTCGCCAATGCCGCTAACCTTTGTCAGATCATCATATGAGCGAAATGGTCCGAAACTCTCCCTAAAATCAACAATTCTCTGGGCAATGGCTGGGCCGATGCCGGGTAGGCGGCAAAGCTCTTCCAAGTCAGCGGCGTTGATATTCACCTTCTTTGAACCTTCCTGTTTCTCACATTCAGGAAGGGGAAGAATGTGGGCCAGAACCTCACTAAGTATTGAGGGACCAATGCCCGGTATTTTTAGAAGATCTTCCTCATTATCTATCAATCCATTGAGTTCTCTAAATTCAATTATCGCGGCTGCTTTGGCTTCACCGATCCCTGGAATGCTTTGTAAGGCAATTGCATCGGCCGCGTTTATGTCAATTAAGGTAGCTCCATGTGTTGATTCGGCAGACACACCTGAGACAGATACCATTTCTCTGAAAGCGTTTAATGTCTTCTCACCTATACCTCTTACCAGTAGAAGATCATCAACTGAACTGAATGAACCTACCGAGGTTCTGTAGTCTATAATCGCTTTGGCCTTTGCCGGACCAATTCCAGGAAGCAACTCAAGCTCCTTCCCGCTACAGGAGTTTAGATCAATCGGGAAATCTACGGACTCCTTTTGATCGACTCTATCTTCTTGAATCTCTGTCCCTCTATAACCCGTAAGTGCAACAAAG comes from Mesotoga infera and encodes:
- a CDS encoding phosphoheptose isomerase, which codes for MILISQPVFSPRPWGNRNLNRLYGIASKEPIGEVWLLSDIEDMKTRLTADSTTVYPESIVEELVGHALPRFPLMVKYISANEWLSVQVHPDDELAKIYEGEPWGKSECWYFLGEGQVLAGLKEREKSFPDVREEDLNYIRLRRGDLLSLPAGIVHAIGPGSKLIEIQQNSDITYRLFDWNRGRDLNLDRALNVSKPSLMPKLEKKMNHFEWEYFSIEKTDSFSGKGICITIGDKPTLYVVIDDLLEMETEFLAVTLGPFWGGAI
- a CDS encoding methylenetetrahydrofolate--tRNA-(uracil(54)-C(5))-methyltransferase (FADH(2)-oxidizing) TrmFO, with translation MRINVIGGGLAGSEAALSLADFGNEVVLYEMRPAKNTEVHHTGNFAELVCSNSLKSESLENASGLLKEEGYKLGSRLLQIAHHHRVPAGKALAVNRETFSEEVSNRMENHPLIRIERQEICSLSLDDSVNVVCTGPLTSGCLGEFLTELFGDSLFFFDAVAPIVAADSVDFSQAFVADRYALEGDYVNCPLSREDYEVFWKELVMAEVAEVENFSDRFLFERCQPFEEIARSGIDALRYGPMKPVGLIEPVTGKEPYAVVQLRKENVSGSLLGIVGFQTRLRWNEQKRILSLIPALRAVEIVRYGVMHRNTFLDSPRLLKQDLQSKIKKGLFFAGQISGLEGYVEAIVSGRIVAMNVNRFVHGCRTLIPPTETMIGGLIQHVTVSGRSPLKPVYANFGLLPEIRIRNKREKNRVKVIRAQEEIQRFLEGVER
- a CDS encoding 8-oxoguanine DNA glycosylase; this translates as MIEFFLRNTGRQIDLDSTLDCGQTFRWLKDGEWWKGVVRDTVIFLKEDSEGITVRSSSESLLGRDVHQGIEYYLGLEDDLHVIHSTLERRLRAFDLKVRTVSEKALAEASGLRILRQDSFEMVVEYILSTRNSIPMIRWMSDRLSELFPENRIDFCGESFYAFPSLSQLKRISEEALIGLKIGFRVPWLLKLFSKVETESYFSELSTLTVEEKLEELTKHDGIGYKVGSCVILFSYGELGAFPVDIWISRVMKDLFAFCGSTKKLMQFGMDSFSPYGGYYQEALFRYYRTHKLGRDLK
- a CDS encoding epoxyqueuosine reductase QueH, whose protein sequence is MNLLHVCCAPDLVSAVVKRAELRKSELFFYNPNIFPVEEFLRRYDALRKVCAEMSLDLPEQYYFPEDFSDVLDSFGAEREGGMRCVKCIELRLRKTAILAKSIGASSFTTTLLASPMKSIAQVTLIGEKLAAEFDIEFVSGNFRADRDELRDLLKGVYRQNYCGCLPSRNEAIRKREITDSKDRERLEKDFKKFVDLWDFRGSVIPRSRIHLEEISDLKKLVAIVKPSALFDDIRDAELGDRRWLKTGSYNCRIIREKE
- a CDS encoding ComEA family DNA-binding protein, which encodes MRKLTAKELQVTGSILVLVLMGFVALTGYRGTEIQEDRVDQKESVDFPIDLNSCSGKELELLPGIGPAKAKAIIDYRTSVGSFSSVDDLLLVRGIGEKTLNAFREMVSVSGVSAESTHGATLIDINAADAIALQSIPGIGEAKAAAIIEFRELNGLIDNEEDLLKIPGIGPSILSEVLAHILPLPECEKQEGSKKVNINAADLEELCRLPGIGPAIAQRIVDFRESFGPFRSYDDLTKVSGIGEKTVVRLEELIEF